The Pelodiscus sinensis isolate JC-2024 chromosome 6, ASM4963464v1, whole genome shotgun sequence genome has a segment encoding these proteins:
- the XPA gene encoding DNA repair protein complementing XP-A cells — translation MERPGPAADRPPLPAALRAKVERNRQRALMLRQARLAARPYAPPPGPGSAKVKAPPKIIDTGGGFFLEEEEEEEHKIEKIVHQPGPVLEFDYLICEECGKEFMDSYLMQHFDWATCDNCRDVEGKHKLITRTEAKQEYLLKDCDLDKREPMLRFILKKNPHNSQWGDMKLYLKLQVIKRSLEVWGSEEALQEARETRQDNREKMKQKKFDKKVKELRRAVRSSVWKKETSAHQHEYGPEENIEEDMYKKTCTICGHELTYEKM, via the exons atggAGCGCCCCGGGCCGGCCGCCGACAGGCCCCCCCTGCCCGCGGCCCTGCGGGCCAAGGTGGAGCGGAACCGCCAGCGCGCGCTGATGCTGCGCCAGGCCCGGCTCGCGGCCCGGCCCTAcgcgcccccgcccggcccag GAAGTGCTAAAGTTAAAGCACCTCCAAAGATAATTGATACAGGGGGAGGGTTCTTtctggaagaagaggaggaggaggaacacaaGATTGAGAAAATTGTGCATCAGCCAG GACCTGTATTAGAATTTGACTACCTTATTTGTGAAGAATGTGGCAAAGAGTTCATGGACTCATACCTcatgcagcactttgattggGCAACATGTGATAACTGCAG AGATGTTGAAGGTAAGCATAAGCTTATAACAAGGACTGAGGCAAAGCAAGAGTACCTTCTTAAAGATTGTGACCTAGATAAGAGAGAACCAatgctcagatttattttgaagaaaaacCCTCATAATTCACAGTGGGGTGACATGAAACTTTACTTAAAATTACAG GTAATAAAGCGTTCACTTGAAGTTTGGGGTAGTGAAGAAGCATTGCAAGAAGCAAGAGAAACCCGCCAAGATAATAGAGAAAAGATGAAACAGAAAAAGTTTGATAAAAAAGTTAAAG AGCTCCGTCGAGCTGTTAGGAGCAGTGTGTGGAAAAAAGAAACAAGTGCCCACCAACATGAGTATGGACCAGAAGAAAACATTGAAGAAGATATGTACAAAAAAACATGTACTATATGTGGCCATGAATTAACATATGAGAAAATGTAA